In the Phaeobacter piscinae genome, GATTTTTGAGCGGGTCGACCCTGCGCTGGGCCACGCCCAGCAGGGCATGCCAGGGGCACCTGTTGAGACGCGCAACCTCATCCAGGGGTATCAGTATCTGACCGAAACCCGCTACGCTGAGGCCGAGGGCATTCTGGATGCCCTGCGGCGTCATGCGCAGGCGCTGGGCCTGCCGGTGCGCACCGTGGAAATCGAGATGGGGCCGAGCCAGTTCGAGTTCACTTTTGACCCCGCTGACCCGATGACGCAGGCCGACGCCATGGTGATGTTTCGCACCATGGCCAAGGAGGTCTGCGCTGCCAACGGGTTGCACGCCAGTTTCATGGCCAAGCCCCGGCAGGATCATGCCATGGCCAATGGCTGGCATATCCATCAATCGCTGATCGACACCCAGAGCGGGCGTAACCTCTTCATGCCGGAGGTCGCGGGCACGCTGACCGCTGAAGCCAGCGGTTGGATTGCGGGTTTGCTCACCCATGCGGAGGCCGCCTCGGTTCTGGTGGCGCCAACCGTGAACAGCTACAAACGCTATCTGCCCTATCAATTGGCCCCCAATCGGGTGCAATGGGGGGAAGACAACCGTGGCGCGATGCTGCGGGGACTTATGCGGCCCGGTGATCCCACCAGCCGGATCGAAAACCGCGCGCCAGACAGCACCGCCAACCCGTATTTTGCACTGGCTGCCCAGATTATCGCGGGCAGTGAGGGGCTGATGGCGGGAAGGCAGGCGCCGGCCCCGACTGCGTCGCCCTATTCTGATGACGCGGAGAAGCTGCCGCGCTCGCTGGGTCAGGCCTTGCAGGCCTTCTCCTCATCGGAGCTGTTTCGCAGCGCGCTGGGGGAGGATGTGGTCGACTATCTCACCCATCTGAAGGAGGTCGAGTGGTCCCGCTATCTGGATACTGTCAGCGAATGGGAGCAGGCCGAATATTTTAATCTTTACTGATGGTTATGCGCCATCACAGCCCATCACTTGACGGCTGTCGGATTCGGCGATGCCACCTGTCGGAAATGCCACCAGACGGCGGCATTGCAGCTTGAAGAGAAACGATATTATTGCTAGCGTATACAGGCGTATGCGGGAGAACCAGCGCGGTGGCAATTGACCGCCGACTTTGGTGCCGAAGGAGCAACCGCCCCGGAAACTCTCAGGCCACAGGGACCGCAGGCGCAACACACTCTGGAGAGACCCTGATCAAATCGGGGCGCCGAAGGGATAACGATCTCAGGCAAAGGGACAGAGGGGGCATCACATCGTGCAGGCATGGCCTGCGCGTACGATTTGATGCCGGGACCATGCCACCACAGCGGATCGGACCGGCCCTGAAACACATGGGATGGATCGGCATGGCTGCTGAGACTTCGGGACAACCAGACTTCTCCCGCGCCGATGTGCGCGGGGTCCCCGGCGCTGGCCAGCCTTGCGTCGACCTACCCTGCGTCGACCTGTTCGGTCGGGACCGGGCAGAGGCCGCCGTTATCACCCCCATGATGTCGCAGATCACCACCACCAAACCACGACCGTCCAACCGGGCGGGCCGCCGCAGACGCTGACGCCAGCGCCACCTCCAAAGGAAGAGACCGATGAAATTTACCGAAGAACACGAATGGCTGCTGCCGGAAGGCGACGATCTGATCACAGTGGGCATCACCAGCCACGCGGCCGAGCAGCTGGGTGATGTCGTGTTTGTGGAACTGCCCGAGGTCGGCACCGAAGTGTCCAAAGATGATGAGATCGTCGTGATCGAATCCGTCAAAGCCGCCTCCGATATTCTGGCGCCGCTGGACGGTGAGATCGTCGAGGTGAATGAGGCGCTGGCCGACAATCCCGGCAAGATCAATGAGGATCCGCAGGGCGATGCCTGGTTCTTCAAGATCAAACCCTCCGATCTGTCGCCGATGGACGATTACATGGATGAAGCCGGGTATAAGGACTTCATCGGTTGATCCTTCCACCCCGCCTGCGCCTCTTGCGCGGCGGGGTTTTTTGATCGCTGTTCCCGCATAGATCGCGGCAACCAGCCGCAAGATCGGGCCTGCCCGCAGCCTCCTGCTGCCTTAACCTCCTGTTACTGAAGAGGGCGACATATGTCTTTTGAACCCACGGATTATCTGCCTTACGACTTTGCCAACCGCCGCCACATCGGCCCGTCACCCGAGGAAATGGATGACATGCTTGCCGTGGTCGGCGCCAAGAGCCTGGACGCGCTGATCGACGACACCGTGCCCGCCACCATCCGTCAGGCCGCCGCGCTGGAGTTTGGCCGCCCGTTGTCCGAACGTGAGCTGCTGCATCACATGCGTGAGGTCGCGGGCAAGAACGTTCTGAAGACCTCGCTTATTGGTCAGGGCTACCATGGCACCGTGACCCCGCCCGCGATCCAGCGCAACATTCTGGAAAACCCGGCATGGTACACGGCCTACACGCCCTATCAGCCCGAAATCTCGCAGGGCCGTCTTGAGGCGCTGCTGAATTTCCAGACCATGATTTCAGACCTCACCGGTCTGGAAATCGCCAATGCCTCGCTTCTGGATGAGGCGACCGCCTGCGCCGAGGCGATGACTGTGGCGCAGCGGGTCTCCAAATCAAAGGCCAAGGCGTTTTTTGTCGATCGCGACTGCCACCCGCAGAACATCGCGGTGATCCAGACCCGCGCCGCGCCGCTGGGGATTGAGGTGATTGTCGGCAACCCGGATAGGCTGGATGCCTCGGCGGTCTTTGGCGCGCTGTTCCAATATCCCGGCACCTATGGCCATGTGCGCGATTTCACCGATCACATCGCCCAGCTGCACGCGCATAAGGCCATCGGCGTTGTCGCGGCAGATCCGCTGTCGCTGACCCTGCTGAAGGAGCCGGGCGCGATGGGCGCCGACATCGCTGTCGGCTCGACCCAGCGCTTTGGCGTGCCGGTTGGCGCCGGTGGTCCGCATGCGGCCTATATGGCCACCAAGGATGCCTATAAACGCGCGATCCCGGGCCGCATCGTCGGCGTGTCGGTCGATGCCCATGGCAACCGCGCCTATCGCCTGTCGCTGCAAACCCGCGAACAGCACATCCGCCGCGAGAAGGCGACCTCCAACGTCTGTACCGCGCAGGCCCTGCTGGCGGTGATGGCCTCTATGTATGCGGTCTTCCATGGCCCCAAAGGTCTGAAAGCCATCGCGCAGCGCATCCACCGCAAAACTGTCCGTCTGGCCAAGGGGCTGGAGGAGGCAGGCTTCAGGGTGGATCCCAGATCCTTCTTCGATACGATCACCGTGGATGTTGGCCCCTTGCAGAAGGCGGTGTTGAAATCCGCCGTGGACGAAGGGCTGAACCTGCGCCGGGTTGGCGAAACCCGCGTTGGTATCACCCTGGATGAGGTGACTCGCTCAGAGACCATCGAAGCGGTCTGGCGCGCCTTCGGCATCCGCCGCGGCGACGATGATTTCACGCCTGAGTATCGCGTGCCAGAGAACATGCACCGCACATCCGATTACCTGACGCATCCGATTTTCCACATGAACCGGGCCGAGACCGAGATGATGCGCTATATGCGCCGTCTGGCCGACCGCGATCTGGCGCTGGACCGCGCGATGATCCCGCTGGGCTCCTGCACGATGAAGCTCAACGCCGCGGCAGAAATGATGCCGCTCAGCTGGCCGGAATTTGCCAATATCCACCCCTTTGCGCCTGCTGATCAGATGCAGGGCTACGCCGAGATGGTCAGCGACCTGTCAGAGAAACTGTGCCAGATCACCGGCTATGACGCGATTTCCATGCAGCCGAACTCTGGCGCGCAGGGCGAATATGCGGGCCTTCTGTCCATCGCGGCCTATCACCGCGCCAACGGGCAGGGCCATCGCAACATCTGTCTGATCCCGATGTCCGCTCATGGTACTAACCCGGCCTCTGCCCAGATGGTGGGGTGGAAAGTTGTGGTGGTGAAATCCGCCGAAAACGGCGATATCGACCTCGATGATTTTCGTGAAAAGGCGGAGAAACACGCCGAAAACCTCGCAGGCTGCATGATCACCTACCCCTCGACCCATGGCGTGTTTGAGGAAACCGTGCATGAGGTCTGCCAGATCACCCATGATCACGGCGGTCAGGTCTACATCGACGGGGCCAATATGAACGCGATGGTGGGCCTGTCGCGTCCCGGTGATCTGGGCGGCGATGTGAGCCACCTGAACCTGCATAAAACCTTTGCCATCCCGCATGGTGGTGGCGGCCCCGGCATGGGTCCGATTGGGGTGAAGGCGCATTTGCAGCCACATCTGCCCGGTCACCCCGAAACCGGCGGGGAGGAAGGCCCGGTCTCGGCCGCGCCCTTCGGCTCTGCCTCCATCCTGACCATCAGCTGGGCCTATTGCCTGATGATGGGCGGTGCGGGTCTGACCCAGGCGACGAAGGTGGCGATCCTCAATGCCAACTACATCGCCAAGCGTCTCGAAGGGGCATATGATGTGCTCTATAAGGGGCCCACGGGCCGCGTCGCGCATGAGTGCATCTTGGACACGCGCCCGTTTGAGGCCAGCGCCAATGTCACCGTGGATGATGTGGCCAAACGTCTGATCGACAGCGGTTTTCACGCACCAACCATGTCCTGGCCCGTTGCTGGTACCCTGATGGTGGAACCCACCGAGTCCGAAACCAAGGCCGAGTTGGACCGGTTTTGTGAGGCCATGCTGTCGATCCGCGAGGAAATCCGCGCAGTAGAGGCGGGCGAGTTGGATGCGGACAATAACGCGCTGAAAAACGCCCCCCACACGATGGAAGACCTCGTGAAAGACTGGGATCGCCCCTATTCCCGCGAACAGGGCTGCTTCCCTCCGGGGGCGTTCCGGGTCGACAAATACTGGCCGCCGGTGAACCGTGTCGACAACGCCTACGGCGACCGCCATCTGGTCTGCACCTGCCCCCCCATGGAGGACTACGCAGAGGCGGCAGAATAAACCGCTTGCAGACGGGCCCTTCGGGGCCCGTTTTCTTTTGCCTAGCTGCGGTGATCCGCCCGTGACGTCCCGTCACGCGGCTGGACAGCGCCGCAATCCGCGCGCCATGCTGCAGTCAAACGAAACAATCAAATGAGGCGCCGGGATGGATATGAACTTGGGAATGCGGAGCGAAAACCGCGCGCTTCTGGACCGGGTGGCGGCGATGATCCGCGACGAGATCATGCCGATGGAGGCCGCGTATCACGCCGAAATCGGCAAGGGCGACCGCTGGCAATACACTGACCGGCAGGCCGAAATCCTTGAAGGCCTGAAAGCCAAGGCGAAGGCGCAGGGTCTGTGGAATTTCTGGCTCACCGACAGCGACAAGGGCTTTGGCCTCTCCACCGTGGAATACGCCTATTTCGCTGAGGAAATGGGTAAAACGCCGCTGGGGGCAGAGGTCTTCAACTGCTCCGCGCCGGATACCGGCAATATGGAGGTGTTTGAGCGTTACGGCACCGAGGCGATGAAACAGCAATGGCTGGCGCCGCTCCTGCAGGGAGAGATCCGCTCGGCCTATCTGATGACGGAGCCGGATGTCGCCAGCTCTGACGCCACCAATATCTCCATGTCCTGCGTACGTGACGGTGATGATTATGTGCTGAATGGCGAAAAATGGTGGGCCTCTGGCGCTGGGGATCCGCGCTGCAAGGTCTATATCGTCATGGTGCGTACTGGCGGCGACGACCTGCCCAAACATAAGCGCCAGTCGATGGTTGTGGTGCCTGCGGATGCGCCGGGGATCGAGGTGCTGCGCCCGATGGAGGTCTACGGCCATGATGACGCTCCCCACGGGCATATGCATATCCGCTTTTCGGACGTGCGCATTCCGGCAGATCACATGCTGCTGGGGGAGGGGCGCGGGTTCGAGATCGCGCAGGGCCGCCTTGGGCCGGGCCGCATTCACCACTGTATGCGCGCCATTGGTCAGGCCGAAAGCGCGCTGGAGCAGCTCTGCCGCCGCTCACTGCGCCGCGAGGCCTTCGGCAAGCCGCTGGCCCAGCTGGGCGCCAACTACGATATCATCGCCGAATGCCGGATGGAGATCGAAATGGCCCGTCTCCTCTGCCTCAAGGCGGCGTGGTACATGGATCAGGGGGACGCCCGCGCTGCTGCCCCCTGGATCAGCCAGATCAAGGTGGTCGCCCCCCGCGTCGCGCTGAAGGTGATCGACGAGGCGGTGCAGATGCACGGCGGGCAGGGCATCAGCCAGGACACGCCGCTGGCCCAGGCCTGGACCCATGTGCGGACCCTGCGCCTTGCCGATGGTCCGGACGCCGTCCACCGCAGGCAGGTCGCGCGGGCTGAGTTGAAAGCCTACAGTCAGGAAAATCTCGGTTAACGGTCTGCCCCGGCCCCTTGCGGAGTGCTGGGAAAACGGACGTCCAAAAACCACTCTCAGGCGCTCTCCACTAGGAGGGCGCTTTTTGTGTTTGGGCTAATGATCTGAAAAGAAACCAAAAAATACGTCACGCCAAAGTCGATCACCGCAGATCCTGACGTGGCGGAAATTTTCTGTGGATATCTTGCCGTGGTTAACGGCAGTCGCTATACGCACGCCTTCCGGTCGCAGCCTACCCGGATATCAAAACAAGGACTGAAAACTTGAAAACACTTGTCATCTGCTCGGGCGGGCTCGATTCCGTGTCCCTTGCCCATATTCTTGCTGCCCAAGGGCAGCTCTCGCGTTTGGTGTCGTTCGACTATGGACAGCGTCATCGCAAGGAACTCGATTACGCCGCCGCCTGTGGGCAACGGCTTGGGGTTCCGCATGAGATCATCGACATGCGTTCGATCGGCGCCGCGCTCAGCGGTTCTGCATTGACCGATGATATCGATGTGCCGGACGGGCATTACGCCGAAGAGACCATGAAGGTCACGGTTGTGCCAAACCGCAATGCCATCATGCTGACCATTGCCTATGGGATTGCCGCCGCCAAGGGCGATACGGCCGTGGCAACGGCGGTGCATGGCGGCGATCACTTTATCTACCCGGACTGTCGCCCGGCGTTCACCGATGCCTTCGACGCGATGCAACGCATGGCGCTGGATGGCTATGCCGATGTGTCGCTGGTGACGCCTTTTGTGCATCGCTCCAAAGGGGATATCGTTGCCGAAGGCGCGGCGGTGAACACCCCCTTTGCCGAGACATGGTCCTGCTACAAAGGCGGTGAACATCACTGCGGGCGCTGTGGCACCTGCGTCGAACGCCGTGAGGCCTTCGATCTGGCGGGGGTCGTGGATCCCACAGTCTACGCTGACCCGGATTTCTGGCGCACCGCCATCAAAGAGGGGGGCGCATAATGTTCCGGATCACCAAGGAATTTCACTTCTCCGCATCGCATCAGCTGACGCATCTGCCAGCAGATCACCAATGTGCCCGGCTGCATGGGCACAACTACATCGTGGTGGTCGAACTGGCGGGCGCTGAACTGAACAGCGATGGGTTTGTGCGGGATTATCACGAGCTGGCACCGCTGAAGACTTACATCGACGGCAGCTTTGATCACCGCCATCTGAATGATGTGATGGAGGGCCCCTCCACCGCAGAAAACATGGCGCGCCATTTCTATGACTGGTGTGCTGCCCGCTGGCCGGAAACCGCCGCGGTGCGGGTATCTGAGACGCCCAAGACCTGGGCGGAATACCGACCATGACCGAGGTTCTGATACCGCGCGCCGTGCGCGCGACCGGTGACACACCCTCCCCTGCGCATAGGCAAGGGGCCAGCCGTTCGGCGCCGACGACGCTGCGTATCGCGGAGATCTTTGGTCCGACAATCCAGGGCGAAGGGGCGCTGATCGGTGAACCCACCGTATTTGTCCGCGCGGGGGGCTGTGACTATCGCTGCAGCTGGTGCGACAGCCTGCATGCGGTGGACAGCCGCTTCCGCGACACCTGGGCACCGATGGCCACAGATGAGGTCTGGCAGGAGGTGACCCGCCTCAGCGGTGGCCAGCCACTGACGGTCTCGCTCTCAGGTGGCAACCCGGCAATCCAGAACTTCGCGCCGCTGATCGCTATGGGCAAGGAGGCAGGCTATCGCTTCGCCTGCGAGACACAAGGCTCGATCAGCCAGCCTTGGTTTGCGGCCCTCGATACCCTTGTGCTCAGCCCAAAACCCCCCTCCAGCGGTCACCGCGTGGACTGGCAGAAATTCGACCACTGTCTGTTGGCTGCCAGGGGCTGCGCTCAGATCGTGCTGAAAATCGTGATCTTCGATGACTGCGATTACGATTGGGCCAAGGCGGTGGCTCATCGCCGACCTGACCTGCCGCTTTACCTGCAGCCGGGCAACCCGGAGGTTGATCCCGAAACACCGGTGGATCTGACCGCTGCCACCGAACGGCTGCATTGGCTGATTGAAAAAGTAACCGCCGACCGCTGGTTCGCCCCCCGTGTGCTGCCGCAGCTGCATGTGCTGGTCTGGGGCAACAAACGTGGCGTCTGAACGCGTGGAGTGAGGAGACAACAAAATGACTGATGATATCTACAAAGACCTGAAACAACTGGGTGGGGCCACGGTGATGCCCGCAAGCCCCGAAGACGCCGAGCTGGAGCGGGTGCCCAATCCGCAGGCTGATGTGGCTTACAACATACGCTTCACGGCGCCGGAGTTCACATCGCTCTGCCCGATGACGGGCCAGCCCGATTTTGCCCATCTGGTGATCGACTACGTGCCGGGCAAATGGCTGGTGGAGAGCAAATCGCTGAAGCTGTTCCTGGGGTCATTCCGCAACCACGGAGCATTCCACGAGGATTGCACGGTGTCGATTGCGCGCCGTCTGGCCGATTTTCTTGCACCACAGTGGTTGCGCATCGGCGGCTATTGGTACCCGCGTGGTGGCATCCCGATTGATGTGTTCTGGCAGACCGGCCCGCTGCCCGAAGGGGTATGGATCCCAGACCAAGGGGTGCCCCCATACCGCGGTCGCGGCTGACCCGGTGCCATCGGAACTCCGCTACGCATCCTTCTGGCGCTCTTGGTCACGTATTTCTGCAGCGCGCTCCGGCTCGTAAACTTCCAAACCTCTTGGCGTTCATCCAACCGCAGCGGACCCAAGTTGTGAGGGGCTCTACGGTGGTGTGATGGCAGCGCCGGGAAGAGGGGTGCGTATCTGCTCCGCAATGCGTTTCAGCCCGAAGTGGCGACAATCTGGCCGACGCTGATTGTCGTTTGATCGGGTGACCGTAGACATCAAAGCCGGCAGGGGTGGACGGCACATCCAGTGGTAATTCCGTGTAACGTCTTTTGCTGCTGGCCCTGCGCCCGGCAGCTGGTCGTTAGAGACGACGGCCACGGCTGCCCATCACGACCCCGGCTCTGCCGCCATCTCTCAGTTCTAGGCGCAAATCTTGGCACGCTTTTCTGCGATGAACCGCGCAGTCGGATACGGCTCACTTGGAAAACTATTCCGCAATCTCAAAGGGATCGTCAGGGTATCCGACGCGCGCCAGATAGAGCCCGTGACCGGGGCAGACCGGCCCGCAGGCGGCGCGATCCTCGGCCTCTAGCGCGGTTTTCACATCCTCGGGCGCCCAGGCTCCCGCGCCGACCCGCTCCAGCGTGCCGACAAAGCTGCGCACCTGATTGTGCAGGAAGGACCGCGCGCGCACATGAAAATGAATCTCCGGCCCTGAAAAACCCTGAACCCGCTCAACCCGCAATTCGTCCAGTGTCTTCAGCGGGCTTGCCGCCTGACAGATCGACGACCGGAAGGTGGTGAAATCATGCTGACCAATCAGATGATTGGCCGCCTCCTGCATCGCGTCGGCGTCCAGATCGTGATTGAGCTGCCAGACCTGTCCGGCCTCATGGGTTGCCGGGGCGCGCCGGATCAGGATGCGAAACAGATACTGCCGCTCAACCGCAGAAAATCGCGCGTGCCAGTCTCCCTCCACACGGGCGCAATCGACAATCGCCACGGGCGCTGGCTTCAGGTGGAAATTCAGCGCCTCGGACAGGCGGAACGGATCCCAATCCTTCACCATGTCGCAATGCGCAACTTGACCCAGACCATGCACGCCGGTGTCCGTGCGCCCCGCCGCTGCAATCGTATGCGGGCCGGGTTCCAGCCGCGCAAGCGCATCCTCGATCGCCCCCTGTACGGAGGGCTGATCCTTCTGGCGCTGCCACCCGGCGAAGGGCGCGCCGTGATATTCGACTTTCAGAGCAAAACGCGGCATGGGCGGGCAAGTAACGCGGCCGGAGCTGCGGCACAAGTCCCTGCCACTACTGCGCCGGGGTGGTATCACGCCCCGCCAACGCCTATCTTGGTCGGATTGAACAAGGATCCGGTCCAACGCAGGGGCCGCAAGGCGGGGCAAACCTTTGGGACTATCATCACTGGCAGACGGGGTTTTGCGCAGCGTCGAGGGGGCGGGCGCCTCCCTATCGGAGAGCCTGTTTGAACCCTCGATCCGCCTTGGCGTCACCGGTCTGGCCCGCGCGGGCAAAACGGTGTTCATCACCTCGCTGGTGGCCAATCTGATGAACCGGGGCCGTATGGTGCAGCTGTCTGCCGCGCGCGAAGGACGGATTGAGACGGCGTTTCTGCAACCCCAGCCGGACGACACCGTGCCCCGCTTTGACTATGAAAATCACCTTGGCGCCCTCACGGGGCCGCGTCCCTATTGGCCCGACAGCACTCGGGCCGTGTCTGAGCTGCGGCTCAGCCTCAGGGTCCAGCCCAACGGGCTGCTGTCGGGCTTGCAGGGGCCGCGCACGCTGCATCTGGATATCGTGGATTACCCCGGCGAATGGCTGCTGGATCTGGCGCTTCTCGACAAATCCTATACTCAATGGTGCGATGAGGTGCTGACCCGTATCCGCGGTCGCGCGCAGGCGCAGACGTTTCTGGATCTGGCGCAAAAGGCCGACGCCACCGCTCCGCATGATGAGCCGCTGGCGCAAGATTTGGCCGGGGCATTTGCGGCCTATCTGCAGGCCGCCCGAGCCGCTGGCTACTATGATTGCACACCGGGGCGCTTCCTGCTGCCCGGCGATCTGGCGGGCTCCCCGGTGCTGACCTTCGCGCCAATCCCGCTGTCGGATACCGCCCCCCGCCGGTCCCTGCACCGCGAGATGGAGCGCCGATTTGAGGCCTATAAATCCAAGGTCGTCAAACCCTTCTTTCGCGATCACTTTGCCCGCATTGACCGGCAGGTGGTGCTGGTTGATGCCCTGAGCGCCATCCATTCCGGCCCCCGCGCTGTGGAGGATCTGCGCCACGCGATGACCGATATTCTTGCGGCCTTCCGTCCGGGCCGAAACGGCTTTCTGCGCCAGATCCTGCGCGGCAAACGGGTGGAGAAAATCCTGTTTGCGGCGACCAAGGCTGATCACCTGCATCACCAGCAGCACCCCCAGCTGACCGCCATCATCGAGGCGCTGACCCGCGACGCGCGGGATCGCGCCCGCTTTGCCGGGGCGGAGACGGCGGCCCTGTCGCTCGCCGCGCTGCGCGCCACGACGGAGGAGCTGCGCAGCCACAATGGCAGCGATCTGCCTTGTGTGCGCGGCACCCTTCTGGACAGCGGCAAACCGGCCGCGTTTTATCCCGGTGCCCTGCCGCAAGATCCCTCGCACCTGCTGACCCCGGCCCGTCAGGGCGCCGAAAGCTGGCTCGATGGGGATTATCAGGCCATGGCCTTTGCACCGGCCCCACTCACCCTGCGCCCCGGCGATGGCCCGCCCCACATCCGCCTGGACCGGGCGGCGGAATTCCTGATTGGAGATCGCCTATGACAGCCTCATCCCCGCCCATCCTGCGTGTTGCGCGCAGCACCGATGCCGGCAAGATCGCCGAGATCCTGCACCGCTTCGAGGTTGATACCCCCTGGATGCCCAAGCAGCACACCGGGGCCGAGGCGATTAGCTTTTGCGGCACCATGATTGATCGCGGCTGGGTCACCATCGCGCAGATCGACGGACGGGTAGAGGGGTTTCTGGCCCGCGACGGTGCGGAGATCTGCGCGCTTTATGTGCGCGACACGGCGCGCGGGCAGGGGCTTGGCCGCTTGCTGCTGGATTATGCCAAATCGGTGCAGTCGCCGCTCCAGCTCTGGACGTTTCAGGCCAACGAAGGCGCGCAGCGGTTCTACCTGCGCGAAGGCTTCGTCGAACAGACCCGCACCGATGGCGCGCGCAACGACGAAGGGTTGCCGGATATTCAATACATCTGGCCCGCACCCTCGTCGAAGCCTGAACTCAAACCCCGCGCCGCCGCAGTGACAAAGCCCTCAGCCGGCAAACCGGATCGCCCGAAGAAGGACACGCCATGAGCCGCAAGGATGCCGTCCTCTTCGACCTCACAGACAGCGCCACCGCAGACGAAACCCCGGATGTGGCCAGCGCGCCGCCGGTCCCGGATTTGGACGGCGCCAGCAGCGACCTGCCGCAGCCCGCGCTGGCGCAGGCCGCCGTACTGGCCAGCCGTCGCCCCTCGCGTCTGGCGCGCTGGTTCTGGGCCTGTCTGACGGCGCTGATCGGGGCGGTCATCTCGGTCGCGGCCTGGGAGTTTGTCACCGGGCTGATTGACCGCGTGCCGCTCCTGGGCTGGGCGATCACCGCAGGCTTTGCCGTGGCCGTCCTTCTGGCCCTCCTGATGGGCCTGCGTGAACTCGCAGCCCTCTCCCGCCTGCGCCGGGTCGAGAGCCTGCGCAACGCGCAACCGCTGCTTTCAGCGGACCCGACCGACCCCGCCGGGGGTCAGGCCGCTGATGCCACCGCTGATCTGAAGGCCGCCCGCAGCTATGTCGCGGGACTGGAACGGTTTTACCGCGGGCGCAAGGATCTCACATGGGGGTTGGCCCGACTGGACGAGCGCAAGAGCGACATCATGGACGCCGACGCGCTGCTGCATCTCGCCGAGGCAGAGCTGCTCGCGCCGCTGGATGCCCGCGCCCTGCGCGTGGTTGAGGGCGGCGCCCGACAGGTCGCAACCGTTACCGCGCTGGTGCCCTTGGCGTTGGCCGATGTGGTGACGGCGCTGGTGACCTCGCTGCGGATGATCCGCCGCATCGCCGATATCTACGGCGGGCGCTCCGGCTTCTTCAGCTCCTGGCGGCTTACCCGCGCGGTGCTCGCCCATCTGGTGACCACTGGCGCTGTCGCTGTTGGCGATGACCTGCTGGAACCGGTGCTGGGCGGATCGATCCTGTCCAAACTCTCCC is a window encoding:
- a CDS encoding YcjX family protein, translated to MGLSSLADGVLRSVEGAGASLSESLFEPSIRLGVTGLARAGKTVFITSLVANLMNRGRMVQLSAAREGRIETAFLQPQPDDTVPRFDYENHLGALTGPRPYWPDSTRAVSELRLSLRVQPNGLLSGLQGPRTLHLDIVDYPGEWLLDLALLDKSYTQWCDEVLTRIRGRAQAQTFLDLAQKADATAPHDEPLAQDLAGAFAAYLQAARAAGYYDCTPGRFLLPGDLAGSPVLTFAPIPLSDTAPRRSLHREMERRFEAYKSKVVKPFFRDHFARIDRQVVLVDALSAIHSGPRAVEDLRHAMTDILAAFRPGRNGFLRQILRGKRVEKILFAATKADHLHHQQHPQLTAIIEALTRDARDRARFAGAETAALSLAALRATTEELRSHNGSDLPCVRGTLLDSGKPAAFYPGALPQDPSHLLTPARQGAESWLDGDYQAMAFAPAPLTLRPGDGPPHIRLDRAAEFLIGDRL
- the truA gene encoding tRNA pseudouridine(38-40) synthase TruA; amino-acid sequence: MPRFALKVEYHGAPFAGWQRQKDQPSVQGAIEDALARLEPGPHTIAAAGRTDTGVHGLGQVAHCDMVKDWDPFRLSEALNFHLKPAPVAIVDCARVEGDWHARFSAVERQYLFRILIRRAPATHEAGQVWQLNHDLDADAMQEAANHLIGQHDFTTFRSSICQAASPLKTLDELRVERVQGFSGPEIHFHVRARSFLHNQVRSFVGTLERVGAGAWAPEDVKTALEAEDRAACGPVCPGHGLYLARVGYPDDPFEIAE
- a CDS encoding GNAT family N-acetyltransferase, whose protein sequence is MTASSPPILRVARSTDAGKIAEILHRFEVDTPWMPKQHTGAEAISFCGTMIDRGWVTIAQIDGRVEGFLARDGAEICALYVRDTARGQGLGRLLLDYAKSVQSPLQLWTFQANEGAQRFYLREGFVEQTRTDGARNDEGLPDIQYIWPAPSSKPELKPRAAAVTKPSAGKPDRPKKDTP
- the queE gene encoding 7-carboxy-7-deazaguanine synthase QueE, whose product is MTEVLIPRAVRATGDTPSPAHRQGASRSAPTTLRIAEIFGPTIQGEGALIGEPTVFVRAGGCDYRCSWCDSLHAVDSRFRDTWAPMATDEVWQEVTRLSGGQPLTVSLSGGNPAIQNFAPLIAMGKEAGYRFACETQGSISQPWFAALDTLVLSPKPPSSGHRVDWQKFDHCLLAARGCAQIVLKIVIFDDCDYDWAKAVAHRRPDLPLYLQPGNPEVDPETPVDLTAATERLHWLIEKVTADRWFAPRVLPQLHVLVWGNKRGV
- the queF gene encoding preQ(1) synthase, which gives rise to MTDDIYKDLKQLGGATVMPASPEDAELERVPNPQADVAYNIRFTAPEFTSLCPMTGQPDFAHLVIDYVPGKWLVESKSLKLFLGSFRNHGAFHEDCTVSIARRLADFLAPQWLRIGGYWYPRGGIPIDVFWQTGPLPEGVWIPDQGVPPYRGRG
- a CDS encoding YcjF family protein — translated: MSRKDAVLFDLTDSATADETPDVASAPPVPDLDGASSDLPQPALAQAAVLASRRPSRLARWFWACLTALIGAVISVAAWEFVTGLIDRVPLLGWAITAGFAVAVLLALLMGLRELAALSRLRRVESLRNAQPLLSADPTDPAGGQAADATADLKAARSYVAGLERFYRGRKDLTWGLARLDERKSDIMDADALLHLAEAELLAPLDARALRVVEGGARQVATVTALVPLALADVVTALVTSLRMIRRIADIYGGRSGFFSSWRLTRAVLAHLVTTGAVAVGDDLLEPVLGGSILSKLSRRFGEGLVNGALSARVGIAAMEVCRPMTFSKAQKPRTRKVIQRALTGLFTKDT